A section of the Delphinus delphis chromosome 1, mDelDel1.2, whole genome shotgun sequence genome encodes:
- the LOC132421958 gene encoding ciliary microtubule-associated protein 3 isoform X1 encodes MCFNKAEPLVNYSFGTCQQRKVFPHSCPPSLLGNKFLPFRGEPNRGPGCYIAEDRYGLAYNLSKIPTSTKGYALGARTAVRFKPINKDMTPYPGMYQTVNPREQKHKHNFAPFNSSLPRFRTYLKNSCYPGPTTYNPEIKLPKKVTWPMKFGSPDWAQVPCLQKRTLRAELPTDKDFRKHRNRVAYLSLYYN; translated from the exons ATGTGCTTCAATAAAGCAG AGCCGCTGGTTAACTACTCCTTTGGAACATGTCAACAGAGGAAGGTCTTTCCTCACTCCTGTCCCCCAAGCTTGTTGGGGAACAAGTTTCTCCCTTTTAGGGGAGAGCCCAACAGAGGGCCTGGATGTTACATAGCAGAAGAT AGGTATGGCTTGGCATACAACCTCTCTAAGATCCCGACCAGTACAAAAGGATATGCTTTGGGAGCCAGAACAGCCGTGAGGTTTAAGCCAATTAACAAG GATATGACACCTTACCCAGGCATGTACCAGACAGTCAATCCTCGAgagcaaaaacacaaacacaatttTGCTCCATTTAATTCTTCGCTGCCTCGATTTAGGACATACTTAAAGAACTCTTGTTATCCTGG CCCCACCACATACAACCCAGAGATAAAGCTACCCAAAAAAGTCACCTGGCCAATGAAATTTGGATCACCAGACTGGGCTCAGGTTCCATGTCTACAGAAAAGAACACTGAGAGCAGAG CTGCCCACAGACAAAGACTTTAGAAAGCATCGGAACCGTGTGGCCTACCTAAGCCTGTATTACAACTGA
- the LOC132421958 gene encoding ciliary microtubule-associated protein 3 isoform X2 — protein MCFNKAEPLVNYSFGTCQQRKVFPHSCPPSLLGNKFLPFRGEPNRGPGCYIAEDDMTPYPGMYQTVNPREQKHKHNFAPFNSSLPRFRTYLKNSCYPGPTTYNPEIKLPKKVTWPMKFGSPDWAQVPCLQKRTLRAELPTDKDFRKHRNRVAYLSLYYN, from the exons ATGTGCTTCAATAAAGCAG AGCCGCTGGTTAACTACTCCTTTGGAACATGTCAACAGAGGAAGGTCTTTCCTCACTCCTGTCCCCCAAGCTTGTTGGGGAACAAGTTTCTCCCTTTTAGGGGAGAGCCCAACAGAGGGCCTGGATGTTACATAGCAGAAGAT GATATGACACCTTACCCAGGCATGTACCAGACAGTCAATCCTCGAgagcaaaaacacaaacacaatttTGCTCCATTTAATTCTTCGCTGCCTCGATTTAGGACATACTTAAAGAACTCTTGTTATCCTGG CCCCACCACATACAACCCAGAGATAAAGCTACCCAAAAAAGTCACCTGGCCAATGAAATTTGGATCACCAGACTGGGCTCAGGTTCCATGTCTACAGAAAAGAACACTGAGAGCAGAG CTGCCCACAGACAAAGACTTTAGAAAGCATCGGAACCGTGTGGCCTACCTAAGCCTGTATTACAACTGA